The Oncorhynchus masou masou isolate Uvic2021 unplaced genomic scaffold, UVic_Omas_1.1 unplaced_scaffold_4865, whole genome shotgun sequence nucleotide sequence CAACTCCGTGAAGTAAATTTGAGTTTTACTTGGCAAGGCTATTAAGACCCTCCGGTTAGATATAGCATTCAAATGAAGTTGGGAATCTATCCTACCTCTGTCAGAGCGCGTAACAACTCATTGACAGGTTAAATGTCACGTTACCAAGTAGACAACGGACTAGACTGATTCATCCCTATATCATCAAGCTTAGTTGCCACAACAAGAATAGAATGCTGTCATGTTTTTTTTCGTTTTCTAACTTCAATGTTTTGTTTATCCACCCAGGCTTTCTATTTCTCCCGTGACGATGTGGCTCTGCGTGGTTTCGCGCATTTCTTCAAGAAGAACAGCGACGAGGAGCGGGAGCACGCCGACAAGCTTCTCTCCTTCCAGAACAAGAGGGGTGGACGCATTTCACTCCAGGACATCAAGGTGAGCGCCTGCGCATCAAACACATTTAGATTGTAGAATGATAGAGAATGTCTTACCTCCATGGAGGAAAATGTCTACAGAGTTATATTGATCGAGAGAACCTGGAGTAGTCCTAAACATATGGCCTCTAACCACTGAACTGAAACTGTGAGGGGTGTAACTCTGTTCACTTTATCCTGACCTTAACGTCTGCTAGTAGTCCCTAATCCTCCTGTGTTCTCTTGTCCTGTGTAGAAGCCAGAACGTGATGAGTGGGGCAATGGGCTGGAGGCCATGCAGTGTGCTCTGCAGCTGGAGAAGAATGTGAACCAGGCCCTGCTGGACCTGCACAAGATTGCCTCTGACAAGGTTGACCCCCATGTAAGTTATGGTGAACCCACACATCACATGTATGTATCACATAGAATACAGGTACTGTCCCAGGAGATGATCAGGTTGTTGTAGCTCTGATAACTAATGACACATGATTGTTTGACCTGCTTCTTCACACGCGCACATAATAGTCCACAGATGCGCACAATGCAGCTAATGCATAAGGGGCGGCaggttgtctagtggttagagctttgggccagtaacaaaGGTTGCTGGgttgaatcccagagctggcaaggtaaaaatgtgttctgcccctgaacaaggcagttaacctattGTTCCACACTAGGATGCCATTGTAAATAAGTGTTAAtggacttgtctagttaaaaaaTAGACACCTCATTATCTACTCTTATGCCATTACCACCAGGCTCTTgtgtgttactgtagttacttACAATAGTCTGTATTCATTCTCTTGTCTGACCTGTGTTTTCCCTCTTTAGCTGTGTGACTTCCTGGAGACCCATTACCTGAATGAGCAGGTGGAGGCCATTAAGAAGCTGGGTGACCACATCACCAACCTCACCAAGATGGATGCTGTCAAAAACAAGATGGCAGAGTACCTGTTTGACAAGCACACCCTGGGAGGCCAGAGCTAAACCACTTCAATCCCCAGGCTATGGCCTCCAGCCTCAGACCAGGACTCCTTGGTTCTCTGATAGATCCTCCTGGCTTTGCTTTTATAGGGATGGGAGAGTGTTAAACTGGTGAATTGCAACACTGCTGTGACAATGCTGTTTCTGTTCACAGCACTACTGTATTGGAGGCAAGGCTTCTTGTAAAACAATTAAAAAATATCACTGAAGTTTGTTGCTGTTTTTTAAGTGTTGACCTGGTAGTAATGGATGTTGTATCAGTCTATTGAGGTGCTTTGCTCTTTCACTGAGCGTCTTCA carries:
- the LOC135535374 gene encoding ferritin, middle subunit-like, which encodes MESQIRQNYHHDCEAAINRMINLEMFASYTYTSMAFYFSRDDVALRGFAHFFKKNSDEEREHADKLLSFQNKRGGRISLQDIKKPERDEWGNGLEAMQCALQLEKNVNQALLDLHKIASDKVDPHLCDFLETHYLNEQVEAIKKLGDHITNLTKMDAVKNKMAEYLFDKHTLGGQS